The Parasteatoda tepidariorum isolate YZ-2023 chromosome X2, CAS_Ptep_4.0, whole genome shotgun sequence genome includes a region encoding these proteins:
- the LOC122269324 gene encoding uncharacterized protein, translating to MDQLRRKCTKRLAQAVAERLLFMVCLISFGIYLGMRVLSPYIQLIILFTLIISVTCLLMQTKDRINRAVLVDSSDEAASFAGVAYHGLDSGPPPPITDIDIESNYSEDASTFCTNQDVEAGLSSGKSPTSESRVPGKPQKISLNIACPDEMLPRRQDEESDLSSGRCSMDTQKCFASREMSLEFSSDEANSTEWPVAKFYMGEEDESSTGDFDFNTGGIYYGTPYL from the coding sequence ATGGATCAATTACGAAGAAAATGTACTAAAAGATTGGCTCAAGCCGTTGCAGAACGCTTGTTGTTCATGGTATGTCTGATAAGTTTTGGCATTTATCTAGGAATGAGGGTCTTATCTCCTTACATTCAATTGATCATTCTTTTCACGTTAATTATAAGCGTCACTTGCTTATTAATGCAGACTAAGGATCGCATAAATAGAGCAGTCTTAGTGGATAGTTCAGATGAAGCCGCTAGTTTTGCGGGAGTTGCTTACCACGGACTCGATAGTGGACCACCACCACCAATCACCGATATAGACATCGAATCAAACTATTCTGAAGATGCTTCTACATTTTGCACCAATCAAGACGTTGAAGCAGGTTTGTCTTCTGGAAAATCACCAACTTCTGAATCTCGCGTACCAGGAAAACCACAAAAGATTTCGTTGAATATTGCATGTCCAGATGAAATGTTACCAAGACGCCAAGATGAAGAGAGTGATTTGTCGTCAGGTAGGTGCTCAATGGATACACAGAAATGTTTCGCATCTCGAGAAATGAGTCTTGAATTTAGTTCTGATGAAGCCAATTCAACTGAATGGCCAGTAGCGAAGTTCTACATGGGGGAAGAAGATGAATCCAGCACCGgtgattttgattttaacacAGGTGGTATTTATTATGGTACACCTTATTTGTAA